A stretch of the Thermofilum adornatum genome encodes the following:
- a CDS encoding coiled-coil protein, whose product MSADTESIESLKQQLIDLRQKLQEVTGKMQDARAKRDTANSEVKRLSAELRTLREQYQQLKQQISTVAEQKKSLYEKLSKLREDRKAKTEELNRLREELKRLNVEYKNLRSFIGAKRIDEDELRSRIEQLEWQYQTTTLPPEVEKIVINKIRSLESIYVNVKHLNELRSKIDEIRNKIPALKQEIQQINEELKNTVAEYLKLKESMQNLKQQREELVKKIISLRQERDRIREEANQHHQLYISLLSEERAIREELERVSILLKAKELARHIDERRRLLQGKALEAFEKYQKGEPITLEEYKLLAEFNLLNLKQQ is encoded by the coding sequence ATGTCTGCAGATACAGAATCCATCGAATCACTAAAACAACAACTGATCGACCTCAGGCAGAAATTACAGGAAGTCACAGGCAAAATGCAGGATGCCAGGGCAAAAAGGGACACAGCAAATAGCGAAGTAAAGAGGCTATCAGCCGAGCTGAGAACCCTACGTGAACAATATCAACAGCTAAAGCAACAGATCTCTACAGTTGCGGAACAGAAAAAGAGTCTATACGAGAAGCTTTCTAAGCTAAGGGAGGATAGAAAAGCAAAGACAGAAGAGCTCAACCGCCTCAGGGAGGAACTAAAACGCCTCAACGTTGAATACAAAAACTTGAGGAGCTTCATTGGCGCAAAAAGAATAGATGAAGACGAGCTTAGAAGCAGGATAGAACAGCTAGAATGGCAGTACCAGACAACCACTTTGCCGCCAGAAGTCGAAAAAATCGTAATTAACAAGATCCGTAGCCTCGAGTCAATCTATGTCAACGTCAAGCATCTGAATGAGCTCAGATCAAAAATAGACGAAATCAGAAACAAGATCCCTGCCCTCAAACAAGAAATACAACAGATAAATGAAGAGCTGAAAAACACGGTGGCAGAGTACTTGAAACTCAAGGAGTCAATGCAGAACTTGAAGCAGCAAAGAGAAGAACTCGTCAAAAAGATAATATCGCTCAGACAGGAACGTGACAGGATTAGGGAAGAAGCCAACCAGCACCACCAGCTCTACATCTCTTTGCTGAGCGAGGAGAGAGCCATTAGAGAAGAACTCGAAAGAGTATCCATCCTGTTAAAGGCAAAAGAGCTTGCCAGACACATCGATGAGAGGAGGAGGCTGCTACAAGGAAAGGCACTAGAGGCCTTCGAGAAATACCAGAAAGGCGAACCAATAACCCTCGAAGAGTACAAGCTCCTAGCAGAATTCAACCTACTAAATCTCAAGCAACAGTAG
- a CDS encoding transcription initiation factor IIB family protein, translated as MYQTEVIAKKVNLPQYIIEEAKEIFTRLHKQGILKGKNHKAIISSIIYFVSANSENINVSFRTLAEITGVSESKIRKTYRYLLMNGYLQSKRSSLAKPSKYISQIISSQEFSQQKSRINLSLLAQFADELGSLLHGKKPRGIAAASVYIFSTMLDTKFPQSKISKQAGVSSLTLRRIIKEVSQKFCVIVEV; from the coding sequence TTGTATCAAACAGAGGTAATTGCTAAGAAAGTCAATCTCCCCCAGTACATCATTGAAGAAGCAAAAGAAATCTTTACTAGGCTACACAAACAGGGAATTCTGAAAGGGAAAAACCACAAGGCCATAATCTCTTCAATCATCTACTTCGTTTCTGCTAATTCGGAAAACATAAATGTCTCTTTCAGGACGCTTGCAGAAATAACAGGTGTATCAGAGTCCAAGATAAGAAAAACCTATAGATACTTGCTGATGAATGGCTATCTCCAAAGCAAAAGGTCTTCATTGGCAAAGCCAAGCAAATATATTTCACAAATAATTTCCTCGCAAGAATTTTCTCAACAAAAATCTCGAATAAACCTCTCTCTCCTAGCACAATTCGCCGACGAACTGGGAAGTCTACTGCACGGAAAAAAGCCTAGAGGGATAGCGGCCGCGTCTGTATACATTTTTTCTACCATGCTTGATACGAAATTTCCTCAGTCAAAAATTTCAAAACAGGCAGGAGTTTCATCACTGACCTTGAGAAGAATAATAAAAGAAGTAAGCCAGAAATTCTGTGTCATAGTTGAAGTATAG
- a CDS encoding H/ACA ribonucleoprotein complex subunit GAR1 — protein sequence MQLIGRVRLLSRNRNLVVEAKNAPPIGEKVYDEKAMLVGYVYDVIGPVSSPFVLVKVDASRWKPESLVGKMLYWTGNTSRTGDQARRKKAKGKK from the coding sequence ATGCAACTCATTGGTCGTGTAAGGCTACTCTCGAGAAACAGGAATCTTGTAGTTGAAGCAAAAAATGCGCCACCGATAGGAGAAAAAGTCTACGATGAAAAAGCTATGCTGGTCGGCTATGTGTACGACGTTATAGGTCCAGTTTCTTCCCCCTTTGTATTGGTCAAAGTAGACGCGTCACGGTGGAAGCCAGAGTCACTTGTCGGTAAAATGCTCTACTGGACGGGTAATACCTCAAGAACAGGTGACCAGGCACGACGCAAAAAAGCAAAGGGCAAGAAATAA
- a CDS encoding NOP5/NOP56 family protein encodes MPQEVYVHFTPLGVILSSDEKNIMDVICLFKDKTPNELAQILYSIENASLPDDVLDKVFSKFTGGKDYVLILEDEDLARRVSQKFPSLNIRVAPSNKVHRAIRLQQVEIISKKCGVSPEEYYNIVWQATNVLSRLKVREKAEKRDLYIAQAVNALDDINKTINLFASRVREWYSLHFPELNDIVEDHEDYFKIVSKIGGRNEITKEALEKLGFKEDVIKKIVDAASSSMGAELTSFDLEALRLVSDIGLQLYDARRKLEKYIDEAMYEVAPNIRGIVGSVLGARLISLAGGLEKLARMPASTIQVLGAEKALFRALRFGAKPPKHGVIFQHPYIHKAPKWQRGKIARALAGKLAIAARIDAFTGEYRADELREDLEKRIEEIKTLYAKPPAKPPRPPKKEGHREGHGKKFEKKKFEKGRGERK; translated from the coding sequence ATGCCTCAGGAAGTCTACGTTCACTTTACGCCACTCGGAGTAATACTTTCAAGTGACGAAAAGAATATTATGGATGTAATTTGCTTGTTCAAAGACAAGACTCCAAACGAGCTGGCACAAATTCTGTATAGCATAGAGAATGCCAGCTTGCCAGATGACGTTTTAGACAAGGTGTTCTCAAAGTTTACAGGCGGGAAAGACTACGTATTGATACTTGAGGACGAAGACTTGGCCCGCAGGGTTTCTCAAAAGTTTCCAAGTCTAAATATTCGTGTTGCACCATCAAACAAAGTTCACAGAGCAATAAGGCTCCAACAAGTAGAGATTATTTCCAAGAAGTGTGGAGTTTCTCCAGAGGAATATTACAATATAGTCTGGCAAGCCACAAACGTTCTTTCGAGGCTAAAAGTGAGAGAAAAAGCAGAGAAAAGAGACTTATACATAGCACAGGCAGTAAATGCTCTAGACGACATCAACAAAACAATCAATTTATTCGCTTCAAGAGTGCGTGAATGGTATAGCCTGCATTTCCCAGAACTCAACGATATAGTGGAGGACCACGAGGACTACTTCAAAATCGTCAGCAAGATTGGTGGACGAAACGAAATTACAAAGGAAGCACTAGAGAAACTTGGATTCAAAGAAGACGTTATTAAGAAAATTGTTGACGCGGCATCCTCTAGCATGGGGGCAGAACTAACAAGCTTCGATTTAGAGGCGCTCCGGCTGGTATCAGACATAGGTTTACAGCTCTACGACGCTCGTAGGAAACTCGAGAAATACATCGATGAAGCTATGTATGAGGTCGCGCCAAACATACGAGGAATAGTTGGCTCGGTTCTCGGCGCCAGATTAATATCTCTCGCAGGTGGACTAGAGAAATTGGCGAGAATGCCAGCAAGCACTATCCAGGTTCTGGGGGCTGAGAAGGCTCTCTTCAGGGCGCTACGCTTCGGGGCCAAGCCGCCGAAACACGGTGTCATTTTCCAGCATCCATACATCCACAAGGCGCCAAAGTGGCAAAGAGGTAAAATTGCAAGGGCCCTCGCAGGGAAACTAGCAATAGCCGCCAGAATCGATGCTTTCACAGGTGAATATAGGGCAGACGAGCTTCGAGAAGACCTTGAAAAGAGAATAGAAGAGATCAAGACACTGTATGCAAAGCCCCCTGCGAAACCACCTAGGCCCCCCAAGAAAGAGGGACATAGAGAGGGCCACGGCAAAAAATTTGAAAAGAAAAAATTTGAAAAAGGTAGAGGTGAGAGAAAGTGA
- a CDS encoding fibrillarin-like rRNA/tRNA 2'-O-methyltransferase has product MIRPIRIREHEKFQGIYVVEFEDGSQRLATASLAPGVKVYDEMLIPFENKELRTWNPYRSKLAGAILKGIELNPIKPGTKVLYLGVASGTTPSHVSDIIGPSGILYGVEFAPRVMREFVEKVAKYRKNVIPLLADARFPAKYAHIVELVDVVYADIAQPFQAKYVADNADFFLKQGGHIMMAIKAMSIDVTAAPSETYKKEISHLEERGYKVKDVKHLEPYDEAHAFVIAEKT; this is encoded by the coding sequence GTGATTAGACCAATAAGGATACGTGAACACGAGAAGTTTCAAGGAATCTATGTAGTCGAGTTCGAGGACGGCTCGCAAAGACTAGCTACAGCGAGCCTTGCGCCAGGCGTCAAGGTCTACGATGAAATGTTGATACCATTTGAGAACAAGGAATTAAGGACATGGAACCCGTATAGAAGCAAGCTTGCAGGAGCCATACTAAAGGGTATAGAATTAAACCCGATAAAGCCGGGAACAAAAGTACTTTATTTAGGCGTCGCGTCTGGGACAACCCCAAGCCACGTCTCCGACATTATTGGTCCCAGCGGTATATTGTATGGTGTCGAATTTGCCCCACGTGTGATGCGTGAATTTGTCGAAAAAGTTGCCAAGTACAGGAAAAACGTTATACCGCTCCTCGCAGATGCCCGGTTCCCAGCCAAATACGCACATATAGTTGAACTCGTAGATGTTGTCTATGCCGACATAGCCCAGCCGTTCCAGGCAAAGTATGTGGCAGACAACGCAGACTTTTTCCTAAAGCAGGGTGGCCACATCATGATGGCAATAAAGGCTATGAGTATCGATGTAACAGCGGCTCCTTCAGAGACCTATAAAAAGGAAATCTCTCACTTAGAAGAAAGAGGCTACAAAGTAAAGGATGTAAAACACTTAGAGCCGTACGATGAGGCACACGCGTTCGTGATAGCAGAAAAGACGTAA
- a CDS encoding helix-turn-helix domain-containing protein — protein sequence MVDKIHIQLKKPNYCVDELTVVSREVIATKKVKDAYSVPQSIADNLKSFSKFLNGIPLIVAEEYKGENIEEEVVYTRHNIPVVSEKTAESLIEGRNSYFIYVNKGGIFVKIDGKKLKEIRERKGISRTRLARELGVSIKAVAYYEEGVSDVSLEIASKLEEIIGDEVFERLNIESLKELVPQKETVVETKNTKSGKENRDIERLIQFLKDMIKEKYFFDKAPFDAGFKVSTSMFHRIAVKTGIQEDEELEEISKISKATHTPTIVLGEENTETASDDENLITLDKQKIEKIREILARTPISRQFSIE from the coding sequence ATGGTCGACAAGATACACATTCAGCTCAAGAAGCCTAATTATTGTGTTGATGAGCTTACGGTAGTTTCTCGTGAAGTTATTGCGACAAAAAAGGTAAAGGATGCCTACAGTGTTCCACAAAGCATTGCAGATAATCTCAAATCTTTTAGCAAGTTCTTGAACGGCATTCCACTCATAGTGGCAGAAGAGTATAAGGGAGAAAACATAGAAGAAGAAGTAGTTTACACGAGACACAATATCCCTGTGGTTAGCGAGAAAACAGCTGAATCCCTGATAGAGGGGAGAAATAGCTACTTTATATATGTGAATAAGGGAGGGATCTTCGTAAAAATAGACGGGAAAAAGCTTAAAGAGATTAGAGAAAGAAAGGGTATCTCGAGGACACGTTTGGCACGAGAACTAGGGGTGTCAATCAAGGCTGTTGCTTACTACGAGGAGGGGGTAAGTGACGTAAGCCTGGAAATAGCTTCAAAGCTTGAGGAGATAATTGGAGACGAGGTATTTGAAAGACTTAATATTGAGTCTCTAAAAGAACTTGTTCCCCAAAAAGAGACAGTTGTCGAGACAAAAAACACGAAGTCTGGCAAGGAAAATAGGGACATTGAGAGGCTCATCCAGTTTTTAAAAGATATGATAAAAGAGAAATACTTCTTCGACAAAGCTCCTTTCGATGCTGGGTTCAAGGTTTCCACGAGCATGTTTCACAGGATAGCAGTGAAGACTGGTATCCAGGAAGACGAGGAGCTAGAAGAAATTTCCAAGATCTCTAAAGCAACACATACCCCCACTATTGTACTAGGAGAAGAGAATACGGAGACAGCAAGCGATGATGAAAACCTAATAACCCTAGATAAGCAGAAAATAGAAAAAATCCGAGAAATCTTGGCTAGAACCCCCATTTCTAGACAGTTTAGCATCGAATAA
- a CDS encoding tRNA (guanine(10)-N(2))-dimethyltransferase: MSVKSDIITVREGKGSFLVYSPQKYKDPAWAPVFYNPRMKCSRDISSSIIQAYARLLGKESLVVVDALSATGIRGIRYLLENTAVSKVILNDLNPRAVEIIRENVEINNVSDSVEIRNEDAVRLLASLRGIDIVDIDPFGSPAEFIDPAIRSLKHKGMLCVTATDLPPLLGKFPKTCLRKYFAKSILTEFSRELAVRIMIYFVAREAAKLRRTAVPVFSFYHSHHIRTCFIVLRRETHYSGLIDSIGFVWYNPSSLDRKAVKLLDFRLAGNEWLIGGPLWISNLASQKMVETVLEIYREREQNMDLCKNGEKIVSLMLSENEMPPFYFTTEKLAGTYSLKEMTTEETIEKLVNAGFRASPTHFEPKGFKTDANINDIVAILRTA, encoded by the coding sequence ATGTCTGTGAAGAGCGACATAATAACAGTGAGGGAAGGTAAGGGATCATTCCTCGTCTACTCGCCACAGAAATATAAGGATCCAGCGTGGGCACCCGTATTCTATAATCCGAGGATGAAGTGTTCCCGCGATATTTCATCCTCAATTATTCAGGCATACGCAAGACTGCTTGGCAAAGAAAGCCTTGTAGTTGTAGACGCTTTGAGCGCCACTGGCATTAGAGGTATAAGGTACTTGCTTGAAAACACGGCAGTTTCAAAGGTTATACTGAACGACTTAAATCCTCGAGCAGTTGAGATTATACGTGAAAATGTTGAAATCAATAATGTTTCAGATTCAGTAGAGATACGCAACGAAGATGCTGTAAGGTTGCTAGCCTCCTTGAGAGGTATAGACATTGTAGATATCGACCCCTTTGGTAGCCCTGCAGAATTCATAGATCCTGCTATTCGGTCCCTAAAACACAAGGGTATGCTCTGTGTAACTGCTACAGATCTACCCCCTCTTCTAGGCAAGTTCCCCAAAACATGTCTCCGCAAGTATTTTGCGAAGAGTATTTTGACAGAATTTTCCCGTGAACTGGCCGTCAGAATAATGATTTATTTTGTGGCACGCGAAGCTGCAAAGCTCCGGAGAACAGCTGTCCCCGTGTTTTCTTTTTATCATAGTCACCATATTAGGACATGTTTCATCGTACTGAGAAGAGAGACCCATTACAGTGGGCTAATTGATTCAATAGGGTTTGTATGGTACAACCCATCGAGCCTAGACCGGAAAGCGGTAAAGCTACTTGATTTTCGACTCGCTGGTAATGAATGGCTTATAGGTGGTCCCCTCTGGATATCTAATCTTGCATCACAAAAAATGGTAGAGACGGTGCTAGAGATTTACAGGGAGAGAGAACAGAACATGGATCTATGCAAGAATGGAGAAAAAATTGTCTCGCTAATGCTGAGTGAGAATGAGATGCCGCCTTTCTATTTTACCACAGAAAAACTGGCGGGGACTTATTCCCTAAAAGAAATGACAACAGAAGAAACTATAGAGAAACTCGTGAATGCAGGTTTTAGGGCTTCACCTACACACTTTGAACCCAAGGGCTTCAAGACAGATGCCAACATAAATGATATAGTAGCTATCCTTAGAACGGCTTAA
- a CDS encoding translation initiation factor IF-2 subunit beta produces the protein MATSEGFMSYDELLERGYSLLPKRRKRSQGERFVLPSFEVSKVGKKVYIHNFKEVADLLNRDPPVLLRFILREIALPGVYENGVAVIHGEVSPQTLNKLLERFFNEYVKCPVCNAPDTFLVKEKKFMYIKCMACGAVSPVKPF, from the coding sequence GTGGCTACAAGTGAAGGCTTCATGAGTTACGATGAATTATTGGAAAGAGGCTACAGTCTGTTACCAAAGAGAAGGAAAAGAAGCCAAGGCGAAAGGTTTGTTTTGCCATCCTTTGAGGTCAGCAAAGTGGGCAAAAAGGTCTATATTCACAACTTTAAGGAGGTTGCAGACCTTCTGAACAGAGATCCACCTGTACTTTTGAGGTTCATACTAAGAGAGATTGCCCTGCCGGGTGTTTATGAAAACGGTGTCGCAGTTATACACGGCGAAGTTTCGCCGCAGACTCTAAACAAGTTGCTTGAAAGATTTTTCAACGAATACGTGAAATGCCCAGTATGCAATGCTCCTGACACATTCCTCGTCAAGGAGAAGAAATTCATGTATATCAAGTGCATGGCCTGTGGCGCTGTTTCCCCAGTTAAGCCGTTCTAA
- a CDS encoding phosphoribosyltransferase, translating into MEKTEFVYISWEQLYLDTLELSKKIAHSGYRPDVMVAIARGGWVVGRILSDLLGIREVYAVTVKFYRDVAKPGDKPTLLQELNVDLASRQILVVDDIVDTGETLKETLRHILDKKPRELKTAALYVKSWSPIKPDFYVREYSSWVVFPYEIRETLKNASLPQGLLSELKKAGLTEEILRDILGQ; encoded by the coding sequence ATGGAGAAAACTGAGTTTGTCTATATCTCGTGGGAGCAACTCTATCTTGACACCCTAGAGCTCTCTAAAAAAATTGCCCATTCAGGATACCGGCCCGATGTAATGGTTGCTATAGCTAGGGGAGGCTGGGTTGTCGGCCGAATTCTTTCGGACCTTTTAGGTATACGAGAGGTATACGCGGTTACTGTAAAGTTCTACAGGGACGTAGCTAAACCTGGAGACAAGCCAACTCTACTGCAAGAGCTGAATGTAGACTTGGCGTCTAGGCAGATACTTGTCGTAGACGATATTGTAGACACTGGCGAAACACTGAAAGAAACACTTAGACACATTTTGGACAAGAAACCACGAGAACTAAAAACAGCTGCTCTCTACGTTAAGTCTTGGTCTCCCATAAAACCTGACTTTTATGTTCGTGAATATTCAAGCTGGGTCGTGTTTCCGTATGAGATTAGAGAAACACTCAAAAATGCATCTCTGCCGCAAGGCCTATTATCAGAGCTGAAGAAAGCCGGGCTAACCGAGGAGATTCTCCGAGACATTTTAGGTCAATAA